Proteins co-encoded in one Kribbella solani genomic window:
- a CDS encoding DAK2 domain-containing protein yields MEELTVDVLRAWARTALAELARARTEIDELNVYPVPDGDTGTNLYLTWEAACDALPKGKLTFGEAIEAFGRGALLGARGNSGVITSQLIRACGQRLNQNLPGDGGDRSMSEAAAFADALTYAADAAYGAVAQPVEGTMLTVARVAAAAATTAANDGKSLADVCLAAVASARQALTRTTEQLDVLRRAGVVDAGGAGLVVILGAMESVLTGRHVHVTVPARVEPRGEDSAGVDGPAYEVMYLLDAPDDTIGDFRRTLARLGDSVVVVGGDGLWNVHVHTDDVGAAIETGIGIGRPHRIRVTHFADQVHQHEPTPGRAVIAVVAGDGLAALFGAAGARVIRGGPGRRCSTGELLQAIEVSKAAEIVILPNDHDSIAVAEAAATAARQDGIRVAVIPTRAQVQGLAAIAVHDPDRSFDDEVVHLSAAAGQTRHGAVTIAVKDAWTMAGRCRPGDALGVVDGDFALITEDLEAAAIGVVDRLLGGGGELLTIVTGRDADPALAAAVERHVRRDRKDVDVMVYDGGQDRYPLLIGVE; encoded by the coding sequence GTGGAGGAACTGACCGTCGACGTGTTGCGGGCGTGGGCCCGGACCGCGCTGGCCGAGCTGGCCCGGGCGCGGACCGAGATCGACGAGCTGAACGTGTACCCGGTGCCGGACGGTGACACCGGGACCAACCTCTACCTGACCTGGGAGGCGGCCTGTGACGCGCTGCCGAAGGGAAAGCTGACTTTCGGCGAGGCGATCGAGGCGTTCGGTCGCGGCGCGCTGCTCGGCGCGCGCGGCAACTCCGGCGTGATCACCTCCCAGCTGATCCGCGCCTGCGGCCAGCGGCTGAACCAGAACCTCCCGGGCGACGGCGGGGATCGATCGATGAGCGAGGCGGCCGCGTTCGCGGACGCGCTCACGTACGCCGCCGACGCCGCGTACGGGGCGGTCGCGCAGCCGGTCGAGGGCACGATGCTGACCGTCGCCCGGGTGGCCGCGGCCGCCGCGACGACCGCCGCGAACGACGGCAAGTCGCTCGCCGACGTGTGCCTCGCCGCGGTCGCGTCCGCGCGGCAGGCACTCACCAGGACCACCGAACAGCTCGACGTACTGCGGCGCGCGGGCGTTGTCGACGCCGGGGGAGCGGGTCTGGTCGTGATCCTCGGCGCGATGGAGTCGGTGCTGACCGGGCGGCACGTCCACGTCACCGTACCGGCGCGGGTCGAGCCGCGCGGCGAAGACAGCGCCGGCGTCGACGGACCGGCGTACGAGGTGATGTACCTGCTCGATGCGCCCGACGACACCATCGGCGACTTCCGGCGTACGCTCGCCAGGCTCGGTGACTCGGTCGTGGTCGTCGGCGGCGACGGGCTCTGGAACGTGCACGTCCACACCGATGACGTCGGCGCGGCGATCGAGACCGGGATCGGGATCGGCCGCCCGCACCGGATTAGGGTCACGCACTTCGCGGATCAGGTACACCAGCACGAGCCCACGCCCGGCCGCGCGGTGATCGCGGTGGTGGCCGGCGACGGGCTGGCCGCGCTGTTCGGCGCGGCCGGCGCCCGGGTGATCCGCGGCGGTCCCGGCCGGCGGTGCTCGACCGGCGAGCTGCTGCAGGCGATCGAGGTGTCGAAGGCGGCCGAGATCGTGATCCTGCCGAACGACCACGACTCGATCGCGGTCGCCGAGGCCGCCGCCACCGCGGCCCGCCAGGACGGCATCAGGGTCGCGGTGATCCCGACCCGGGCCCAGGTACAGGGCCTGGCCGCGATCGCGGTGCACGACCCGGACCGCAGCTTCGACGACGAGGTCGTCCATCTGTCGGCCGCCGCCGGGCAGACCCGGCACGGCGCGGTCACGATCGCGGTCAAGGACGCGTGGACGATGGCCGGCCGGTGCCGGCCCGGCGACGCGCTCGGCGTGGTGGACGGCGATTTCGCGTTGATCACCGAGGATCTGGAGGCGGCCGCGATCGGCGTCGTCGACCGGCTGCTCGGCGGTGGTGGTGAGTTGCTCACCATCGTCACCGGCCGGGACGCCGACCCGGCGCTGGCCGCGGCGGTCGAGCGGCATGTCCGCCGGGACCGCAAAGATGTCGACGTGATGGTGTACGACGGAGGCCAGGACAGGTACCCGTTGCTGATCGGGGTGGAATGA
- the recG gene encoding ATP-dependent DNA helicase RecG has protein sequence MKADMDRKLRDFLGAKTAKTFSEVLAIETVGELLRHYPRRYLKKGELTPFDELEVGDQATVNGRVKKVSARALDTKIEIRPDEVHKFRKKRTITKVVVTDGRNDLEAAFFNQPWLLTKLTPGTSALFWGEVTMFRDIMQLKNPGTEVLDEEDLTEAEIERRARPYRPLYPATSKLPTATIERSVKIVLDSLDDRIDDPVPELIQRNEKLLGLRDALQKVHLPDTEKDIHDAQQRFRFEEALVMQTILAQRRAVTDALNAVPRPRVAGGLLDEFDQRLPFELTEGQGEVGEEIFADLARPHPMHRLLQGEVGSGKTVVALRAMLSVVDNGGQAALLAPTEVLAVQHHKTLTKMLGDLAEEGMLGGAEHATKIGLLTGSLNAAGRRTAMLDAASGAAGIVVGTHALLEDKVQFADLGLVVVDEQHRFGVEQRAALSAKSGENTPHVLVMTATPIPRTVAMTVFGDLAVSTLTQLPAGRSPIQSSVVPAKEKPEWLQRAWIRVREEVGKGHQVYVVCPRIGDDVKNAKDEEGELLEADEGGKKQARPPISVLQVSEALAEILHGLRMEVLHGRLPADEKDAVMTRFAAGEVDVLIATTVIEVGVDVPNASTMVIMDADRFGISQLHQLRGRVGRGKVPGLCLLVTDLWAGSKSYGRLDAVASTTDGFELSRIDLETRREGDVLGVAQSGRRSSLKLLSVLRDEDVIFAARHVAQSIVSVDADLTDYPALRSSVRTALESETTEYLEKT, from the coding sequence ATGAAGGCGGACATGGACCGGAAGCTCCGCGACTTCCTCGGCGCCAAGACGGCCAAGACCTTCTCGGAGGTGCTCGCGATCGAGACCGTCGGCGAGCTGCTGCGGCACTACCCGCGGCGGTACCTGAAGAAGGGCGAGCTGACGCCGTTCGACGAGCTGGAGGTCGGCGACCAGGCGACCGTGAACGGCCGGGTGAAGAAGGTGTCGGCCCGCGCGCTCGACACCAAGATCGAGATCCGGCCGGACGAGGTACACAAGTTCCGGAAGAAGCGGACCATCACCAAGGTCGTCGTCACCGACGGGCGCAACGACCTGGAGGCGGCGTTCTTCAACCAGCCCTGGCTGCTGACGAAGCTGACACCCGGCACCTCGGCCCTGTTCTGGGGCGAGGTGACGATGTTCCGCGACATCATGCAGCTGAAGAACCCGGGTACCGAGGTTCTTGACGAGGAAGATCTGACCGAGGCCGAGATCGAGCGCCGGGCCCGGCCGTACCGGCCGCTCTACCCGGCCACCTCGAAGTTGCCGACCGCAACGATCGAGCGGTCGGTGAAGATCGTGCTGGACAGCCTGGACGACCGGATCGACGACCCGGTCCCGGAGTTGATCCAGCGGAACGAGAAGCTGCTCGGGCTGCGGGACGCCTTGCAGAAGGTGCATCTGCCGGATACCGAGAAAGATATTCACGACGCGCAGCAGCGGTTCCGGTTCGAGGAAGCGCTGGTGATGCAAACGATCCTGGCCCAGCGGCGCGCGGTGACCGACGCGCTGAACGCCGTGCCGAGGCCACGGGTCGCGGGCGGTCTGCTGGACGAGTTCGACCAGCGGCTGCCGTTCGAGCTGACTGAAGGGCAGGGTGAGGTCGGCGAGGAGATCTTCGCCGATCTGGCCCGGCCGCATCCGATGCACCGGCTGTTGCAGGGCGAGGTCGGTTCCGGCAAGACGGTCGTCGCGCTGCGGGCGATGCTGTCGGTGGTCGACAACGGCGGGCAGGCCGCGCTGCTCGCGCCGACCGAGGTGCTGGCCGTTCAGCACCACAAGACGCTGACGAAGATGCTCGGCGACCTGGCCGAGGAGGGCATGCTCGGCGGCGCTGAGCACGCGACCAAGATCGGCCTGCTGACCGGCTCGCTGAACGCGGCCGGCCGGCGGACGGCGATGCTGGACGCGGCCAGTGGCGCCGCCGGGATCGTGGTCGGTACGCACGCGCTGCTCGAGGACAAGGTGCAGTTCGCCGATCTCGGGCTGGTGGTGGTCGACGAGCAGCACCGGTTCGGCGTCGAGCAGCGGGCCGCGCTGAGCGCGAAGTCCGGCGAGAATACGCCGCACGTGCTGGTGATGACCGCGACCCCGATCCCGCGGACCGTGGCGATGACGGTGTTCGGCGACCTCGCCGTCTCGACCCTTACCCAGCTGCCGGCCGGGCGCTCGCCGATCCAGTCGTCGGTGGTCCCGGCGAAGGAGAAGCCGGAGTGGCTGCAGCGGGCCTGGATCCGGGTCCGCGAGGAGGTCGGCAAGGGGCATCAGGTGTACGTGGTGTGCCCGCGGATCGGCGACGACGTGAAGAACGCCAAGGACGAGGAAGGCGAACTGCTTGAAGCCGACGAAGGCGGCAAGAAGCAGGCCCGGCCGCCGATCTCGGTGCTGCAGGTGTCCGAGGCGCTTGCGGAGATCCTGCACGGCCTGCGGATGGAGGTGCTGCACGGGCGGTTGCCGGCTGACGAGAAGGACGCGGTGATGACCCGGTTCGCGGCCGGCGAGGTGGACGTACTGATCGCGACGACCGTGATCGAGGTCGGGGTCGACGTACCGAACGCGTCGACGATGGTGATCATGGACGCCGACCGGTTCGGGATCTCGCAGTTGCACCAGTTGCGCGGCCGGGTCGGGCGGGGGAAGGTGCCCGGGCTGTGCCTGCTGGTGACGGACCTGTGGGCCGGGTCCAAGTCGTACGGTCGGCTGGACGCGGTCGCATCGACGACCGACGGGTTCGAGCTGTCCCGGATCGACCTGGAGACGCGGCGCGAGGGCGACGTACTCGGAGTGGCCCAGTCGGGCCGGCGCAGCAGCCTGAAACTCCTCAGCGTGCTCCGCGACGAGGACGTCATCTTCGCCGCTCGCCACGTCGCCCAGTCCATCGTCTCGGTCGACGCCGACCTGACCGACTACCCAGCGCTACGCTCGTCCGTACGCACCGCCCTGGAGTCCGAGACCACCGAGTACCTGGAGAAAACGTGA
- a CDS encoding carbohydrate ABC transporter permease — MAVTSKAVPASLGATTESTDKRPNKYRQALPQYTAVAPFFILFAIFGAFPVLFSIWISFHSWDGIGPMKWVGLAQYQYLLTDATFWKTIGNTLIIWVLSTVPMLLLALVIANALHNATRLRTFYRIAYFIPNITSVVAITLVFGSIFSNNFGLLNAFLQSIGLGQVDWLTQPWGIKIAIATIVTWRWVGYNAIIYLAGLQAISADVYEAAKMDGASPRQTFWRITVPMMRPVILFTAVTSTIGGLQIFTESRVLFGDTSSIGGPGDAGLTIVSYLYQSAFIKNQFGYGAAVGWALFILIVLFSIINWRLIGGRDEERLTRRAARRVERKIAAQNAKREAADVH, encoded by the coding sequence ATGGCCGTGACCAGCAAGGCCGTACCGGCATCACTCGGTGCCACGACCGAGTCCACTGACAAGCGGCCGAACAAGTACCGGCAGGCACTGCCGCAGTACACCGCCGTCGCGCCGTTCTTCATCCTGTTCGCGATCTTCGGCGCGTTCCCGGTGCTGTTCTCGATCTGGATCTCGTTCCACTCCTGGGACGGGATCGGCCCGATGAAATGGGTCGGCCTCGCGCAGTACCAGTACCTGCTCACCGATGCCACGTTCTGGAAGACGATCGGCAACACCCTGATCATCTGGGTACTGTCGACCGTACCGATGCTGCTGCTCGCACTGGTGATCGCGAACGCGCTGCACAACGCCACCCGGCTCCGGACCTTCTACCGGATCGCGTACTTCATCCCGAACATCACCTCGGTGGTCGCGATCACCCTGGTGTTCGGCTCGATCTTCAGCAACAACTTCGGCCTGCTGAACGCGTTCCTGCAGTCGATCGGCCTCGGCCAGGTCGACTGGCTGACGCAGCCGTGGGGGATCAAGATCGCGATCGCCACCATCGTCACCTGGCGCTGGGTCGGCTACAACGCGATCATCTACCTGGCCGGCCTGCAGGCGATCTCGGCCGACGTGTACGAGGCCGCGAAGATGGACGGCGCGAGTCCACGGCAGACGTTCTGGCGGATCACCGTACCGATGATGCGGCCGGTGATCCTGTTCACCGCGGTCACCTCGACGATCGGCGGCCTGCAGATCTTCACCGAGTCCCGGGTGCTGTTCGGCGACACCAGCAGCATCGGCGGACCGGGCGACGCCGGCCTGACCATCGTCTCGTACCTGTACCAGAGCGCGTTCATCAAGAACCAGTTCGGGTACGGGGCCGCCGTCGGCTGGGCGCTGTTCATCCTGATCGTGCTGTTCAGCATCATCAACTGGCGGCTGATCGGCGGCCGGGACGAGGAGCGGCTGACCCGACGCGCCGCTCGGCGGGTGGAACGCAAGATCGCAGCCCAGAATGCCAAGAGGGAGGCCGCAGATGTCCATTGA
- the rsmD gene encoding 16S rRNA (guanine(966)-N(2))-methyltransferase RsmD has translation MTRIVGGAAGGRRIAVPAGSGTRPTADRVREALFSSLESEFGSFDGLAVLDLYAGSGAIGLEALSRGAARVVLVESDRRAAEVVAANLKTVGLPGATLLTRPVEKVAAGDPPAVFDLVFADPPYKLETAELQDVLTGLAANGWLAADAVVVVERGKREPWDWPAGFAALRDRKYGEARLWYGHRHGESSEAPA, from the coding sequence GTGACGCGCATCGTCGGCGGAGCGGCCGGTGGGCGGCGGATCGCGGTGCCGGCGGGGAGTGGGACGCGGCCGACGGCGGATCGGGTTCGGGAGGCGTTGTTCTCCTCGCTGGAGTCGGAGTTCGGGAGCTTCGACGGGCTGGCGGTACTCGATCTGTACGCCGGGTCGGGCGCGATCGGGCTGGAGGCGCTGTCCCGGGGTGCCGCGCGAGTGGTGCTGGTCGAGTCGGACCGGCGGGCCGCGGAGGTGGTCGCGGCGAACCTCAAAACCGTCGGGCTTCCGGGCGCGACCCTGTTGACCCGACCGGTGGAGAAGGTGGCCGCGGGCGATCCGCCGGCGGTATTCGATCTCGTTTTCGCGGACCCGCCGTACAAGCTGGAGACGGCCGAGCTGCAGGACGTACTCACCGGCCTCGCCGCGAACGGCTGGCTGGCCGCCGACGCGGTGGTCGTGGTCGAGCGCGGCAAGCGGGAGCCGTGGGACTGGCCGGCCGGCTTCGCCGCGCTTCGGGATCGCAAGTACGGCGAGGCCCGGCTTTGGTACGGTCACCGCCATGGCGAGAGCAGCGAGGCCCCGGCATGA
- a CDS encoding SAM-dependent methyltransferase has translation MPCSILFSFASDSYRYAVREIREAFPGEHRFERLGAEVARLADSTVPVEQVATACDEGRIMFVRHLTREIAGYALDDLPTEPELATTLLDELTGRTVAVQAWIDDGGTGGTYRRLIADALATRGVTSERSGQEVVVSAVVAGKQLLLGVNRLADSLSDWPGGQMRLARGKDRVSRSEFKLEEAIATFGLELPKGGKALDLGASPGGWTRILRQHGQEVWSVDPGSLDPRLRSDRRIHHEQTTAGRFFAANRVRFDVVVNDMRMDQQTSARMMLDAAAHLRPRGLAVITLKGGGQNPLDATRHALQTLRATYTIHHARQLHHNRNELTVVARRAD, from the coding sequence GTGCCTTGCTCGATCTTGTTCTCGTTCGCGTCCGACAGTTACCGGTACGCGGTGCGGGAGATCCGGGAGGCATTTCCCGGCGAACACCGGTTCGAGCGGCTCGGCGCGGAGGTCGCGCGGCTCGCGGACAGCACCGTCCCGGTAGAGCAGGTGGCCACGGCGTGTGACGAAGGCCGCATCATGTTCGTCCGGCACCTGACCCGGGAGATCGCCGGGTACGCGCTCGATGATCTTCCGACCGAGCCGGAGCTGGCGACGACGCTGCTCGACGAGCTCACCGGTCGTACGGTCGCGGTCCAGGCGTGGATCGACGACGGGGGTACGGGCGGGACGTACCGGCGGCTGATCGCCGACGCGCTGGCGACCCGCGGGGTGACGAGCGAACGCTCCGGCCAAGAGGTGGTGGTGTCCGCCGTGGTCGCGGGCAAGCAGCTGCTGCTCGGCGTGAACCGGCTCGCGGACAGCCTGTCGGACTGGCCAGGCGGGCAGATGCGGCTCGCGCGCGGCAAGGACCGGGTGTCCCGGTCGGAGTTCAAGCTGGAAGAGGCGATCGCGACCTTCGGTCTGGAGCTGCCGAAGGGTGGAAAGGCGCTCGACCTCGGCGCCTCCCCGGGCGGCTGGACGCGGATTCTGCGGCAGCACGGTCAGGAGGTGTGGTCGGTCGACCCCGGCTCGCTCGACCCGCGGCTGCGCTCCGACCGCCGGATCCACCACGAACAGACCACGGCCGGCCGGTTCTTCGCCGCCAACCGCGTCCGTTTCGACGTGGTCGTGAACGACATGCGGATGGATCAGCAGACCAGCGCCCGGATGATGCTCGACGCCGCCGCCCACCTGCGCCCGCGCGGCCTGGCGGTCATCACCCTGAAAGGCGGCGGCCAGAACCCCCTGGACGCCACCCGCCACGCCCTGCAAACCCTGCGCGCCACCTACACCATCCACCACGCCCGCCAACTCCACCACAACCGCAACGAGCTCACCGTCGTCGCCCGACGAGCCGACTGA
- a CDS encoding ABC transporter substrate-binding protein produces the protein MTLSRRKFLAAGTALAAAGLTGCGSRSSLGGSNELSMWTWTGSVNDGLIGQAEKAIPGADGMKLAMTRIGSNYKTKVLTALAGKSLVPDIVAINDDVATYFPNADQFHDLYELGAKELEKDFLPWKWKWGVTPAGKMLGYPMDTGPTALFYRTDIFQKAGIDVDPGAVAQLAPDWDTYIALGKKLKQAVPGSAITDNISGIYSYRMAQQPKRYMTPDGKYIGDQDHVRQAFDLAVRVIKEGLSANAQNSTDKNAVVTNGKLVAYNAAVWWAQLGPKNAAPKTKGLWKVTAAPGGAGNRGGSFLGITKYCKNPKAAFAFISWLESAKNQAEAFLDPVLFPSTPASYTDSRLSAPDPFFGGQRIVDVFADSAKKYPGAFFSPYDSIIDTPIGAELVNVEAAGKNPDQAWADAQHQIERELTRAGAI, from the coding sequence ATGACCCTGAGCAGAAGGAAGTTCCTCGCGGCCGGCACCGCCCTGGCCGCCGCGGGTCTCACTGGCTGCGGCTCGCGCAGTTCGCTGGGCGGATCGAACGAACTCAGCATGTGGACCTGGACCGGGTCGGTGAACGACGGCCTGATCGGGCAGGCGGAGAAGGCGATCCCCGGGGCCGACGGGATGAAGCTCGCGATGACCCGGATCGGCTCGAACTACAAGACCAAGGTGCTGACCGCGCTGGCCGGCAAGTCGCTGGTCCCGGACATCGTCGCGATCAACGACGACGTCGCCACCTACTTCCCGAACGCCGACCAGTTCCACGACCTGTACGAGCTCGGTGCCAAGGAGCTCGAGAAGGACTTCCTGCCCTGGAAGTGGAAGTGGGGCGTCACGCCGGCCGGCAAGATGCTCGGGTACCCGATGGACACCGGCCCGACGGCGCTGTTCTACCGCACGGACATCTTCCAGAAGGCCGGGATCGACGTCGACCCGGGCGCGGTCGCCCAACTCGCGCCGGACTGGGACACCTACATCGCGCTCGGGAAGAAGCTCAAGCAGGCCGTACCCGGTTCCGCGATCACCGACAACATCAGCGGCATCTACTCGTACCGGATGGCTCAGCAGCCGAAGCGGTACATGACGCCGGACGGGAAGTACATCGGCGATCAGGACCATGTCCGGCAGGCGTTCGACCTGGCCGTGCGCGTGATCAAGGAAGGGCTGTCGGCGAACGCGCAGAACTCGACCGACAAGAACGCCGTGGTCACCAACGGGAAGCTGGTCGCGTACAACGCCGCCGTCTGGTGGGCGCAGCTCGGCCCGAAGAATGCCGCGCCGAAGACCAAGGGACTGTGGAAGGTGACGGCGGCTCCCGGTGGCGCCGGCAACCGTGGTGGTTCGTTCCTCGGGATCACCAAGTACTGCAAGAACCCGAAGGCCGCGTTCGCGTTCATCAGCTGGCTGGAGTCGGCGAAGAACCAGGCCGAGGCGTTCCTCGATCCCGTACTCTTCCCGTCCACCCCGGCCAGCTACACCGACTCCCGGCTGTCGGCGCCCGATCCGTTCTTCGGTGGGCAGCGGATCGTCGACGTGTTCGCGGATTCCGCCAAGAAGTACCCCGGCGCGTTCTTCTCGCCGTACGACTCGATCATCGACACGCCGATCGGCGCCGAACTGGTGAACGTCGAAGCGGCCGGCAAGAACCCCGACCAGGCCTGGGCGGACGCTCAGCACCAGATCGAGCGCGAGCTCACCAGGGCGGGGGCGATCTGA
- the rpmB gene encoding 50S ribosomal protein L28 produces MSKKCDVCGKQPTFGNSVARLGKGAMIRRVKARTPRRFNPNIQPVRAIIKGTPTRMKVCTSCIKAGKVQRVVG; encoded by the coding sequence ATGTCTAAGAAGTGCGATGTCTGCGGCAAGCAGCCGACGTTCGGCAACAGCGTTGCCCGTCTGGGTAAGGGCGCGATGATCCGCCGGGTCAAGGCTCGTACGCCGCGGCGGTTCAACCCCAACATCCAGCCGGTCCGGGCCATCATCAAGGGCACCCCGACCCGGATGAAGGTCTGCACGTCCTGCATCAAGGCCGGCAAGGTCCAGCGCGTCGTCGGCTGA
- a CDS encoding aldo/keto reductase codes for MTDTKLRWGILGTGNIASRFASQVPTSKTNEVVAVGSRSQESAHTFADKWDIANRHGSYAGLLADEAVDAVYIATPHPMHVEWAIKAAEAGKHLLCEKPLAINRAWSEAMIEAAVRNDVFLMEAYMYRCLPQTKLIAQLVRDGELGTVHQIQATFAFAAGYRPESRIFADDLAGGGILDVGGYPVSMARLIAGANVGQPFLDPAAVTAVGHVGDTGVDEWTVATLFFDSGVTAQVSTGVRLADQNQVRIFGSEGYLVVEDPWFGGDGKPTHVTLHKVGEEPREISAEPALIYAAEAEAVQAAIQSGAKQAPEMSWADTFGNLTVQDQWRAAIGQQYASEREDVQVPTATGRPLTRRADAPMTYGKVPGLDKQVSRLVMGVDNQQTLPHAAVVFDDFVERGGTTFDTAYIYGGGRGEKLLGQWMASRGNRDEVVVIGKGAHTPHCDPESITRQLEESLERLQTDHVDLYLMHRDNEEIAVSEFVDVLDEHFKAGRIKAYGGSNWTTARFDEANAYAEANSKQPFTLLSNHLSLARAYDVPWAGCRHVADDESQAWLRERQVALFPWSSQARGFFTGRAKPEDTSDQELVRCFYSGENFRRLDRARELAAAKGVEPTAIALAWLLHQPYPVFPLIGPRHVSETRTSTPGLSVTLTDEEVAYLTA; via the coding sequence TTGACTGACACCAAGCTCCGCTGGGGCATCCTCGGCACCGGCAACATCGCATCCCGGTTCGCCTCGCAGGTGCCGACGTCGAAGACCAACGAGGTCGTCGCCGTCGGCAGCCGGTCGCAGGAGTCGGCGCACACCTTTGCCGATAAATGGGACATCGCCAACCGGCACGGCTCGTACGCCGGGCTGCTCGCCGACGAGGCCGTCGACGCGGTCTACATCGCCACCCCGCACCCGATGCACGTCGAGTGGGCGATCAAGGCGGCCGAAGCCGGCAAGCACCTACTGTGCGAGAAACCGCTGGCGATCAACCGGGCCTGGTCCGAGGCGATGATCGAGGCAGCGGTCCGCAACGACGTCTTCCTGATGGAGGCGTACATGTACCGGTGCCTGCCGCAGACCAAGCTGATCGCCCAGCTGGTCCGCGACGGTGAGCTCGGCACCGTGCACCAGATCCAGGCCACGTTCGCGTTCGCCGCCGGGTACCGGCCGGAGAGCCGGATCTTCGCCGACGACCTGGCCGGCGGCGGCATCCTCGACGTCGGCGGGTACCCGGTGTCGATGGCGCGCCTGATCGCCGGCGCGAACGTCGGTCAGCCGTTCCTGGATCCGGCCGCGGTCACCGCGGTCGGCCACGTCGGCGACACCGGCGTGGACGAGTGGACGGTGGCGACGCTGTTCTTCGACAGTGGCGTGACCGCCCAGGTCAGCACCGGCGTACGCCTCGCCGATCAGAACCAGGTCCGGATCTTCGGCAGCGAGGGGTATCTCGTGGTCGAGGACCCGTGGTTCGGCGGCGACGGCAAGCCGACGCACGTCACCCTGCACAAGGTGGGGGAGGAGCCGCGGGAGATCTCCGCGGAGCCGGCGCTGATCTACGCGGCCGAGGCCGAGGCGGTACAGGCGGCGATCCAGTCCGGGGCGAAGCAGGCGCCGGAGATGAGCTGGGCGGACACGTTCGGCAACCTGACCGTGCAGGACCAGTGGCGGGCGGCGATCGGCCAGCAGTACGCGAGCGAGCGGGAGGACGTACAGGTCCCGACCGCGACCGGTCGGCCGCTGACCCGGCGCGCCGACGCCCCGATGACGTACGGAAAGGTGCCTGGCCTGGACAAGCAGGTGTCGCGCCTCGTCATGGGCGTGGACAACCAGCAGACGCTGCCGCACGCGGCGGTGGTGTTCGACGACTTCGTCGAGCGCGGCGGGACCACGTTCGACACCGCGTACATCTACGGCGGCGGGCGCGGTGAGAAACTGCTCGGCCAGTGGATGGCGTCGCGCGGCAATCGCGACGAGGTGGTTGTCATCGGCAAGGGCGCGCACACGCCGCACTGCGACCCGGAGTCGATCACCCGGCAGCTCGAGGAGAGCCTCGAACGGCTGCAGACCGACCACGTCGACCTGTACCTGATGCACCGGGACAACGAGGAGATCGCGGTCTCGGAGTTCGTCGACGTCCTGGACGAGCATTTCAAGGCCGGCCGGATCAAGGCGTACGGCGGATCGAACTGGACCACCGCGCGCTTCGACGAGGCGAACGCGTACGCCGAGGCGAACAGCAAGCAGCCGTTCACGCTGCTGAGCAACCACCTCAGCCTCGCGCGGGCGTACGACGTGCCGTGGGCCGGCTGCCGGCATGTGGCCGACGACGAGTCGCAGGCGTGGTTGCGGGAGCGGCAGGTCGCGCTGTTCCCGTGGTCGAGCCAGGCGCGCGGGTTCTTCACCGGGCGGGCCAAGCCGGAGGACACCTCGGACCAGGAACTGGTGCGCTGTTTCTACTCCGGCGAGAACTTCCGTAGACTCGACCGGGCCCGGGAACTCGCGGCCGCGAAGGGCGTCGAGCCGACCGCGATCGCACTGGCCTGGTTGCTGCACCAGCCGTACCCGGTGTTCCCGCTGATCGGGCCGCGGCACGTCAGCGAGACCCGGACCTCGACACCTGGTCTTTCGGTCACGCTGACGGACGAGGAAGTGGCCTACCTCACTGCCTGA
- a CDS encoding carbohydrate ABC transporter permease: MSIERIRTAVGHVVLMLGVLVSLFPFYWMVVMASNTTPDIFSYPPKLWIGSHLFENMGKVLDNIDFFGSMLLTLIASLGVTVLVLFFDSLAAFAFAKYRFPGRNFLFALLLATFMIPSQLSLVPQFVTLAEFGWIGSLKALIIPGAANAFGIFWMRQYASGAIPDELIAAAKVDGAGFFRQYLTVGLPVLRPGLAFLGIFTFINVWNDYLWPLIVMTDPNRLTLQVALDQLNGVYGTDYSMVMAGALMSVIPLIGVFLIGGRHFIADLAAGAMKF; encoded by the coding sequence ATGTCCATTGAGCGAATCCGCACCGCCGTGGGTCACGTCGTGCTGATGCTCGGTGTGCTCGTCTCGCTGTTCCCGTTCTACTGGATGGTGGTGATGGCCTCCAACACCACCCCGGACATCTTCAGTTACCCGCCAAAACTCTGGATCGGTTCGCACCTGTTCGAGAACATGGGCAAGGTGCTCGACAACATCGACTTCTTCGGCTCGATGCTGCTCACCCTGATCGCGTCGCTCGGCGTCACCGTGCTGGTGCTGTTCTTCGACTCGCTGGCCGCGTTCGCGTTCGCCAAGTACCGGTTCCCGGGCCGGAATTTCCTGTTCGCGCTGCTGCTCGCGACCTTCATGATCCCGAGCCAGCTGTCGCTGGTACCGCAGTTCGTCACGCTCGCCGAGTTCGGCTGGATCGGGTCGCTGAAGGCGCTGATCATCCCGGGCGCGGCGAACGCGTTCGGGATCTTCTGGATGCGCCAGTACGCCAGCGGCGCGATCCCGGACGAGCTGATCGCGGCCGCCAAGGTGGACGGCGCCGGGTTCTTCCGGCAGTACCTGACCGTCGGCCTGCCGGTGCTCCGGCCCGGCCTGGCGTTCCTCGGCATCTTCACCTTCATCAACGTCTGGAACGACTACCTCTGGCCGCTGATCGTGATGACGGACCCGAACCGGCTCACCCTGCAGGTCGCGCTGGACCAGCTGAACGGCGTGTACGGCACCGACTACTCGATGGTGATGGCCGGTGCGCTGATGAGCGTCATCCCCCTGATCGGCGTCTTCCTGATCGGCGGCCGGCACTTCATCGCCGACCTCGCGGCAGGCGCCATGAAGTTCTGA